DNA sequence from the Ferviditalea candida genome:
TCCCGTATATTTCCCGGCCACGGATAGTTTTTCAAATTGTTCAGCAGATCAAAAGACAGTTTTTTTTGCATGCCGTATTTCTGATTCATTCTATGCAGAAAAAAGTAAGCAAGCGGGATGATGTCGGCCGTCCGTTCACGCAGCGGAGGAATCCGGATCGGCACAATATTCAGGCGGTAATACAAGTCCTGCCGGAATGTCCCCTCCTTTACCATTTGGTTCAGATCCCGGTTTGTGGCAGAGATGACACGCACGTTAACCTGAACGCTTTTCGTCCCGCCCACCCGGGTCACTTCCCGGTCCTGCAGCACGTGCAAAAGCTTGACCTGCAGGTCCAAAGGCAGCTCGCCGACTTCATCCAGAAATAAAATGCCGTTGTTGGCCAATTCAAACATCCCCTGCTTGCCCCGGCGGTTAGCCCCGGTAAACGCACCCGCTTCATATCCGAACAGCTCGGACTCCAGAAGCTCACGGGGAATTGCCCCGCAGTTCACTTTGATGAAAGGCCCTTTTTTCCGGTTACCCTGCTCATGAATCAATCGTGCAATCACTTCCTTGCCCACACCGGATTCCCCCAATATTAACAAGGTGGAATCAACCTGGGCGACGCGCGAGGCCAGGCTGACAATTTGCTGCATTTCCGCGCTGTGGGCAACCATGCCTATGGATTCATCGGCCTTTTGCCTGAGCATGGTAAGCTCGGAGTAGTATTTTTCCGTCAATGCCTTCGTTTTCTCCAAATCCTGTTTGAGCGTATTCAATTCGGAAATATCCCGTATATTGGTCACGACATTGATCAGCTCGCCTTTCTCGTCGAAAACGGGATTGCCGGTAACAAGAACTTCCTTGCCTCGCACACTTTGAACGATCGTCGTCGGCTTTTTGGTCGTGAGAACCTCCAGCGTCACGGACCTCGAAACAATTCCTTCTTCCACGACCTCCCTCAATAAATTAATGTTTTCTTCGTTTTTCTCGCTTTTACGCATGTTTTCATCTTTGACGCACGAAGCGCTTGAGGATAATATTTGACGAAGA
Encoded proteins:
- a CDS encoding sigma-54 interaction domain-containing protein; this encodes LRQILSSSASCVKDENMRKSEKNEENINLLREVVEEGIVSRSVTLEVLTTKKPTTIVQSVRGKEVLVTGNPVFDEKGELINVVTNIRDISELNTLKQDLEKTKALTEKYYSELTMLRQKADESIGMVAHSAEMQQIVSLASRVAQVDSTLLILGESGVGKEVIARLIHEQGNRKKGPFIKVNCGAIPRELLESELFGYEAGAFTGANRRGKQGMFELANNGILFLDEVGELPLDLQVKLLHVLQDREVTRVGGTKSVQVNVRVISATNRDLNQMVKEGTFRQDLYYRLNIVPIRIPPLRERTADIIPLAYFFLHRMNQKYGMQKKLSFDLLNNLKNYPWPGNIRELENFIERLIVITEEDEISYEHVPSEMFSREEQTLEIDRPLKQIMRDVEREILSRSLKKYKTTRKTASALGIDQSTLVRKIQRLNIKVLSTEDV